The Sphingosinicella humi genome has a window encoding:
- a CDS encoding DsbA family protein translates to METSPGGVRGSAERMSKDWKTIVGAGLAGLLLGGGAVALALQSGAAGDPDRQQVERIVRDYLLANPEIIPEAVQVLQGRQLAKAVDANRAAYETPFGSAWAGNEKGDVVLVEFFDYACGFCRQSNPDVERLLKEDENLKVVWRELPVLGPGSEAAAEVSLAAARQGDFLAFHETMFDLGRPTEANIAEARQKVGVASALPAPTVQAELEKNFQLARAIGATGTPTFVVGDQVLQGAVGYQALKEAIAEARAKG, encoded by the coding sequence GTGGAGACGAGCCCGGGGGGAGTGCGCGGCTCGGCCGAACGCATGTCGAAGGACTGGAAGACGATCGTGGGAGCGGGGCTCGCCGGCCTGCTGCTCGGCGGCGGGGCGGTGGCGCTCGCGCTCCAAAGCGGCGCTGCGGGCGACCCGGACCGGCAACAGGTCGAGCGGATCGTGCGCGACTATCTTCTGGCCAACCCGGAAATCATCCCGGAGGCGGTGCAGGTTCTCCAGGGACGGCAGCTCGCCAAGGCCGTCGACGCCAACCGCGCGGCCTATGAGACGCCGTTCGGAAGCGCCTGGGCGGGCAATGAGAAGGGCGACGTCGTGCTGGTCGAGTTCTTCGATTATGCCTGCGGCTTCTGTCGCCAGAGCAATCCCGACGTCGAACGCCTCCTCAAGGAGGACGAGAATCTGAAGGTCGTCTGGCGCGAGCTGCCGGTGCTGGGGCCGGGCAGCGAGGCGGCGGCCGAGGTCAGCCTCGCCGCCGCGCGCCAGGGCGACTTCCTCGCCTTCCACGAGACGATGTTCGATCTGGGCCGGCCCACCGAAGCCAATATCGCCGAGGCTCGGCAAAAGGTGGGCGTCGCCTCGGCCCTGCCGGCGCCGACGGTCCAGGCGGAGCTGGAGAAGAATTTCCAGCTCGCCCGCGCCATCGGTGCCACCGGCACGCCGACCTTCGTCGTCGGGGATCAGGTGCTGCAGGGCGCGGTGGGCTACCAGGCGCTCAAGGAAGCCATCGCCGAAGCGCGCGCGAAGGGATAG
- a CDS encoding M48 family metalloprotease, giving the protein MAEASEAARERGRFLARLVMLLSLSFALMVQPAMAQSILRDAETEAFFRDMSRPIVEASGLQPDNVNIVLLHSDDINAFVAGGQIVYVYSGLLTAAESANEVQGVVAHELGHITGGHIVRFGESAKAATGITLLSLVLGAAAMAAGAGEAGAGIMAAGQQAAMSQFLAYSRTQESSTDQAGAKYLSKAGISGKGSLAFFRRLQNMEYRLAIPQDNAYARTHPLTGQRISVLENLYENDPAWDTPTDPELEARFQRVKAKLAGYVLDPKQTLIRYPETDQSIPARYARAYAWHKSAYPDKAEAEVNSLLAEKPNDPYFLELKGQILLESGKPAEALASLRKAVAIAPREPLISALLGHALIATEDLDNFEEAKKVLRAAVVRDNSNPFAWYQLGIVYDREGDHARASLATAERYNLEGRAKLALASAEQAMKGIPTGSPDWIRAQDIAMVSRAAVEKDKRR; this is encoded by the coding sequence ATGGCTGAAGCATCCGAGGCAGCGCGCGAGCGGGGCCGTTTTCTAGCCCGGCTGGTCATGCTGCTGAGCCTGAGCTTCGCGCTCATGGTGCAGCCGGCGATGGCGCAGTCGATCCTTCGGGATGCCGAGACGGAAGCCTTCTTCCGCGACATGTCGCGGCCCATCGTCGAGGCGTCCGGCCTCCAGCCCGACAACGTCAACATCGTGCTGTTGCACAGCGACGACATCAACGCCTTCGTCGCCGGCGGCCAGATAGTGTACGTCTATTCGGGCCTGCTCACCGCCGCCGAGTCGGCGAACGAGGTGCAGGGCGTGGTAGCCCACGAGCTCGGTCACATCACCGGCGGGCACATCGTTCGTTTCGGTGAAAGCGCCAAGGCGGCGACCGGCATTACCCTGCTGTCGCTGGTGCTCGGCGCCGCCGCCATGGCGGCCGGCGCGGGCGAGGCCGGGGCCGGCATCATGGCGGCCGGGCAGCAGGCGGCGATGAGCCAGTTCCTCGCCTATAGCCGCACCCAGGAATCCTCGACCGACCAGGCCGGCGCCAAATATCTGTCCAAGGCCGGCATCAGCGGCAAGGGCTCGCTCGCCTTCTTCCGGCGGCTCCAGAACATGGAATACCGCCTCGCCATCCCGCAGGACAATGCCTATGCCCGCACCCACCCGCTGACGGGCCAGCGCATCAGTGTCCTCGAAAATCTCTACGAGAATGATCCGGCCTGGGACACGCCGACCGACCCCGAACTGGAAGCCCGCTTCCAGCGGGTCAAGGCCAAGCTCGCGGGCTATGTCCTCGATCCCAAGCAGACGTTGATCCGCTATCCGGAGACGGACCAGAGCATCCCCGCCCGCTATGCCCGCGCCTATGCCTGGCACAAGAGCGCCTATCCGGACAAAGCCGAGGCGGAGGTCAACAGCCTGCTCGCTGAGAAGCCGAACGATCCCTATTTCCTCGAGCTGAAGGGCCAGATCCTGCTTGAATCGGGAAAGCCCGCGGAGGCGCTCGCCTCACTCCGCAAGGCGGTGGCGATCGCGCCCAGGGAGCCGCTCATCTCGGCGCTGCTCGGCCACGCCCTGATCGCGACCGAAGATCTCGACAATTTCGAAGAGGCCAAGAAGGTGCTTCGCGCCGCCGTGGTGCGGGACAACAGCAACCCCTTCGCCTGGTATCAGCTCGGCATCGTCTACGACCGGGAGGGGGACCATGCCCGCGCCTCCCTGGCCACGGCCGAGCGCTATAATCTCGAGGGCCGGGCGAAGCTCGCGCTGGCCAGCGCCGAGCAGGCGATGAAGGGCATACCCACCGGCAGCCCGGACTGGATCCGGGCCCAGGATATCGCCATGGTCTCCCGCGCCGCGGTGGAGAAGGACAAGAGACGCTAG
- a CDS encoding Rne/Rng family ribonuclease, producing MTMRMLIDARHQEETRVAVVKGNRIEEFDFESAEHKQLKGNIYLAKVTRVEPSLQAAFVDYGGNRHGFLAFSEIHPDYYQIPKEDREALLREEAEHAAEEERLRAAEEKRLDESGSTDEFEAEGEIEGDEVEVSDEDAPPPAEEAESAPEENAADELRKKRQALRRRYKIQDVIRRRQVLLVQVVKEERGNKGAALTTYLSLAGRYCVLMPNTSHGGGISRKISNGADRKRLKQIMGELNLPKTMGCIVRTAGLSRTKTEIKRDFDYLARLWDEIREKTLQSSAPALIYGDSDLIKRAIRDIYNRDIEEVMVEGEEGYKAARSFMKLLMPSHVRRVKQYADPVPLFQRHGVEDQLAGMYQPLVQLKSGGYLVINPTEALVSIDINSGRSTREHNIEQTAFATNIEAANEIARQLRLRDMAGLVVIDFIDMESSGHIRKVEKAMKEALKNDRARIQVGRISSFGLMEMSRQRLRTGVLEASTKPCPHCEGTGLMRTASSAGLSALRMLEDEAARGRGSRIVLRAGREAAVYVLNKKRHEIAEVEERYGVVVEVLIDESFEGAKMSVESVGPPPTQRPRFEKVAEPVVDEEEDFLEEDFEEEEEAAEEPRPARGEPQRERERSEEGEGERGRKRRRRRGRRGGRRRGGEEGGAERPLAETQEAVATEEVAVDATELEAQPVTEAPVDEIAPEEPKKTRRRPRARKKVEAGAEAPAAEEAVETPSAEPAVEPVPEMAEEPAPTPKPRRSRRKKDEAETPPAEPAPVAEAPPAEPEPTPEAAKDGQELPEKPKRRSRARKAPEPAPEAPVLERQLAEDGEVSDIESDGGTPRRGWWQRTFGG from the coding sequence ATGACAATGCGCATGTTGATCGACGCGCGCCACCAGGAAGAAACCCGGGTGGCGGTGGTCAAGGGAAATCGGATCGAGGAGTTTGATTTCGAATCCGCCGAGCACAAGCAGCTCAAGGGGAATATCTATCTAGCCAAGGTCACTCGGGTTGAGCCGTCGCTTCAGGCGGCGTTCGTCGACTATGGCGGCAACCGCCACGGCTTCCTGGCTTTCTCCGAAATCCATCCCGATTATTACCAGATCCCCAAGGAGGACCGCGAGGCGCTGCTTCGCGAGGAGGCGGAGCATGCCGCCGAGGAAGAGCGGCTCCGCGCGGCCGAGGAGAAGCGCCTCGACGAGAGCGGTTCCACCGACGAATTCGAGGCTGAGGGTGAAATCGAAGGCGACGAGGTCGAGGTCTCCGATGAAGACGCTCCGCCGCCGGCTGAGGAGGCCGAGAGCGCGCCTGAGGAAAATGCCGCCGACGAATTGAGGAAGAAGCGCCAGGCGCTGCGCCGCCGCTACAAGATCCAGGACGTCATCCGGCGCCGCCAGGTGCTGTTGGTTCAGGTCGTCAAGGAAGAGCGCGGCAACAAGGGCGCGGCGCTCACCACCTATCTCAGCCTTGCCGGCCGCTATTGCGTGCTGATGCCGAACACGAGCCATGGCGGCGGCATCAGCCGCAAGATCTCGAACGGTGCCGACCGCAAGCGCCTGAAGCAGATAATGGGGGAATTGAACCTGCCCAAGACGATGGGCTGCATCGTCCGCACGGCCGGCCTCTCCCGCACCAAGACCGAGATCAAGCGGGACTTCGACTATCTCGCTCGGCTCTGGGACGAGATTCGCGAGAAGACGCTCCAGTCCTCGGCTCCGGCGCTGATCTACGGCGACAGCGACCTCATCAAGCGCGCGATCCGCGACATCTACAATCGCGACATCGAGGAAGTGATGGTCGAGGGCGAGGAAGGCTATAAGGCCGCGCGCTCCTTCATGAAATTGCTGATGCCCAGCCATGTCCGGCGCGTGAAGCAATATGCCGATCCAGTGCCGCTGTTCCAGCGCCACGGGGTCGAGGACCAGCTGGCTGGCATGTATCAGCCGCTCGTCCAGCTGAAGTCGGGCGGTTACTTGGTCATCAACCCGACCGAGGCTCTGGTTTCCATCGACATCAACTCGGGTCGCTCGACCCGCGAACACAATATCGAACAGACCGCCTTCGCGACCAACATCGAGGCCGCGAACGAGATCGCCCGCCAGCTGAGGCTGCGCGACATGGCCGGCCTCGTCGTCATCGACTTCATCGACATGGAATCCTCCGGCCATATCCGGAAGGTCGAGAAGGCGATGAAGGAGGCGCTGAAGAATGATCGCGCCCGCATCCAGGTCGGTCGCATCTCTTCCTTCGGTCTTATGGAGATGAGCCGTCAGCGGCTGCGCACCGGCGTGCTCGAAGCGTCCACCAAGCCCTGTCCGCATTGCGAAGGCACCGGCCTGATGCGCACGGCATCCTCGGCCGGCCTCTCGGCGCTCCGGATGCTGGAGGACGAGGCGGCGCGCGGACGCGGCAGCCGCATCGTGCTGCGCGCCGGCCGCGAGGCCGCCGTCTATGTGCTCAACAAGAAGCGCCACGAGATCGCCGAGGTCGAGGAGCGCTACGGCGTCGTCGTCGAGGTGCTGATCGACGAGAGCTTCGAAGGCGCCAAGATGAGCGTCGAATCGGTCGGCCCGCCGCCGACGCAGCGGCCGCGCTTCGAAAAGGTCGCCGAGCCCGTCGTCGACGAGGAAGAGGATTTTCTCGAAGAGGATTTCGAGGAAGAAGAGGAAGCGGCCGAGGAGCCGCGCCCGGCGCGCGGCGAGCCTCAGCGCGAACGCGAGCGTTCCGAAGAGGGCGAGGGTGAACGCGGCCGCAAGCGCCGTCGCCGGCGCGGCCGTCGCGGCGGCCGCCGTCGTGGCGGCGAGGAAGGCGGCGCCGAGCGGCCGCTAGCCGAAACCCAGGAGGCTGTCGCTACCGAGGAGGTCGCGGTGGACGCGACCGAGTTGGAGGCTCAGCCGGTGACTGAAGCTCCGGTCGACGAGATAGCCCCGGAAGAGCCGAAGAAGACCCGCCGCCGTCCACGTGCCCGCAAGAAGGTCGAAGCGGGGGCGGAAGCGCCGGCCGCGGAGGAAGCGGTCGAGACGCCTTCCGCCGAGCCGGCGGTCGAACCCGTGCCGGAGATGGCCGAGGAGCCCGCGCCCACGCCCAAGCCCCGGCGGAGCCGCCGCAAGAAGGATGAGGCCGAAACCCCGCCGGCCGAGCCGGCGCCCGTGGCCGAAGCGCCGCCGGCCGAGCCGGAGCCGACTCCCGAGGCGGCCAAAGACGGCCAGGAGCTTCCCGAAAAGCCCAAGCGGCGGAGCCGCGCGCGCAAGGCGCCCGAACCCGCGCCCGAGGCCCCGGTTCTGGAGCGGCAGTTGGCCGAGGACGGCGAAGTCTCCGATATCGAAAGCGACGGCGGGACGCCCCGTCGCGGCTGGTGGCAACGCACGTTCGGCGGTTGA